The Cohnella abietis genome has a segment encoding these proteins:
- the melA gene encoding alpha-glucosidase/alpha-galactosidase, with product MSKITFLGAGSTVFAKNVLGDVIMTPALQGFEIALFDIDPVRLKDSENMLNNIKKTAGSTCVIKAFSDRKEALRGSKYVVNAIQVGGYDPCTITDFEIPTKYGLRQTIADTIGIGGIFRNLRTIPVMLDFAADIREVCPDALFLNYTNPMAVLTNVMNTYGNVQTVGLCHSVQACVPHMFEHLGIDTEGVQAKIAGINHMAWLLEVTKDGVDLYPEIKKRAAAKQSEKHNDMVRYEMMLKFGYYITESSEHNAEYHPYFIKRNYPELIERFNIPLDEYPRRCVEQISRWGKMRDELVNDANLVHERSHEYASYIFEAMETNVPFKIGGNVMNTGGLISNLPREACVEVPCLVDRSGVNPIYIGNLPPQLAALNRTNINTQLLTIEAAITGKKEHIYHAAMLDPHTAAELSIDDIISMCDELIEAHGNWLPKFS from the coding sequence TTGTCTAAAATTACTTTTCTAGGCGCGGGAAGCACGGTATTTGCGAAAAATGTACTTGGTGATGTAATAATGACGCCAGCTCTGCAAGGCTTTGAAATTGCGTTGTTTGATATCGATCCCGTTCGTCTGAAGGATTCAGAGAACATGCTGAATAACATCAAAAAGACAGCAGGAAGTACTTGTGTGATTAAAGCATTTTCCGATCGCAAAGAAGCACTTCGCGGCTCTAAATATGTAGTCAATGCCATCCAAGTGGGTGGTTATGATCCATGTACGATTACAGACTTTGAAATTCCGACCAAATACGGCTTAAGACAAACGATTGCGGATACCATTGGTATCGGAGGCATTTTCCGTAACCTTCGTACAATTCCGGTTATGCTTGATTTTGCCGCTGACATTCGCGAAGTATGCCCAGATGCATTGTTCCTCAACTATACGAATCCGATGGCTGTTCTTACCAACGTAATGAACACTTACGGCAATGTGCAAACGGTTGGCCTATGTCATAGCGTTCAAGCTTGTGTACCTCACATGTTCGAGCATTTGGGGATTGATACAGAAGGTGTTCAAGCTAAAATTGCCGGTATTAATCATATGGCTTGGCTGCTTGAGGTAACTAAGGATGGCGTCGATCTTTATCCGGAAATTAAGAAGCGTGCAGCCGCCAAGCAAAGCGAGAAGCATAATGATATGGTCCGGTATGAAATGATGCTTAAATTCGGTTACTACATTACGGAATCCTCCGAGCACAATGCAGAATACCATCCCTATTTCATCAAGCGGAACTATCCAGAGCTTATCGAGCGCTTTAACATTCCGTTGGATGAATATCCACGCCGTTGTGTAGAACAAATAAGCAGGTGGGGAAAAATGCGCGACGAGCTAGTGAATGATGCTAATCTAGTGCATGAACGCTCTCATGAATATGCTTCTTACATTTTTGAAGCGATGGAGACGAATGTGCCTTTCAAAATCGGAGGCAATGTTATGAATACGGGCGGCTTGATTTCAAATCTGCCTCGCGAGGCTTGTGTAGAGGTTCCTTGTCTAGTCGACCGCTCCGGTGTTAACCCAATCTATATCGGCAACCTTCCACCGCAGCTAGCTGCACTGAACCGGACGAATATTAATACGCAATTGCTTACAATAGAAGCCGCAATTACGGGTAAGAAAGAACACATCTATCACGCAGCAATGCTGGACCCACATACGGCAGCAGAGCTTTCTATTGATGATATTATTTCAATGTGCGACGAGCTCATTGAAGCTCATGGCAACTGGCTTCCTAAATTCTCGTAA
- a CDS encoding WD40/YVTN/BNR-like repeat-containing protein: MSSLKTSTFLLTTALLVTLIAGCGKGSNTSIPTTSAEASHSAVSSPSQAPATSSNLESIGNTGGIPSSSPTVSSNQDTLGEVTAIRLASFKSGWAGGKGWIARTDDGGKTWKTQLKHKYIVTQLFALNDKTAWATLDINKSQGLQLLHTTNGGSKWTEAGIVPNRAFLHFISSKEAFSGNAYTSDGGKTWVKLPVPASLVGDSYFHDRNHGWAVTQEEGKDKFNITRTTDGGKTWRSVLSRANTATVTGVVIRSTGKADAWVELIGDSGMSQTSYSLFHTIDGGKSWIPVLANNQAGSGPAPGYEMNKETNVPHNTGSSPGALYVVNPSTAFMGGQCSACDLPNTLGKTTDGGKTWISLKAAFPGYGAQQIAAVDANHIWWVNTENSVASIMYTSFDGGKSWSKVHTFKSTKTQ; encoded by the coding sequence ATGTCATCATTGAAAACAAGCACATTTCTCCTAACCACAGCTTTACTAGTCACTCTTATAGCGGGGTGTGGTAAAGGTTCCAATACCTCTATCCCGACAACTAGCGCTGAGGCCTCACATTCTGCTGTTTCGTCTCCAAGCCAAGCTCCAGCTACTAGCTCTAACCTCGAGAGCATTGGCAATACAGGTGGAATTCCGTCCTCCTCACCAACCGTATCATCTAATCAGGATACCCTAGGAGAAGTAACCGCTATTAGATTAGCCAGCTTCAAATCAGGATGGGCAGGCGGGAAAGGCTGGATTGCCAGAACCGACGACGGAGGAAAGACTTGGAAAACCCAGCTTAAGCATAAGTATATCGTTACTCAATTATTTGCCCTCAACGATAAGACTGCATGGGCAACGCTTGATATCAACAAATCACAAGGCTTACAGCTGCTGCACACCACTAACGGAGGTAGCAAATGGACAGAAGCAGGAATTGTGCCTAACCGGGCATTTCTCCATTTTATATCCTCAAAGGAAGCGTTCAGTGGAAATGCGTATACAAGCGATGGCGGCAAAACTTGGGTGAAGCTCCCTGTCCCTGCATCCCTCGTAGGAGACTCCTATTTCCATGACCGTAATCATGGATGGGCGGTAACTCAGGAGGAAGGAAAGGACAAATTCAATATTACTCGTACGACAGACGGCGGCAAAACATGGCGTTCCGTTCTGTCGCGTGCAAATACAGCTACTGTTACTGGAGTCGTTATTCGATCGACCGGGAAAGCCGACGCATGGGTCGAGCTAATCGGTGATTCCGGAATGTCACAGACATCCTATTCCTTGTTTCATACAATAGACGGAGGAAAATCATGGATTCCCGTCTTAGCCAATAATCAAGCTGGATCTGGGCCCGCACCTGGCTATGAAATGAACAAAGAAACGAACGTACCCCATAATACCGGCTCCAGTCCTGGTGCTTTGTATGTGGTAAACCCCAGCACCGCATTCATGGGTGGACAATGCTCGGCCTGTGATCTGCCTAACACCTTAGGTAAAACAACAGATGGCGGTAAAACATGGATTTCCCTGAAAGCAGCCTTCCCAGGCTACGGCGCGCAGCAAATTGCCGCAGTGGATGCGAACCACATCTGGTGGGTTAATACCGAGAATTCCGTAGCTTCTATTATGTACACCTCATTCGATGGGGGAAAAAGCTGGAGTAAGGTGCACACTTTCAAATCCACCAAGACACAATAG
- a CDS encoding Crp/Fnr family transcriptional regulator has protein sequence MSINCPVNTTEVEAAGKPVEASRGIASFCTPRQFEQLESIMISLRVPSGGFLFWEGDETEYLYYIRSGKVKLRKATADGKELILTLLQAGDFICETISGQEASPYGFTAEVTENTEIGLITRNSLNTLIQHNGDLAISLMNWMAVSQRVTQSKLRDLLLFGKPGALASTLIRLSNSYGVIESYGIRIDTKLTHSELADFIGATRESVNRMLNEFKDQGIVDFRYGKIIIRKLKALQEICQCPACPACSKDVCRI, from the coding sequence ATGAGTATCAATTGTCCGGTCAACACTACTGAAGTAGAGGCTGCTGGTAAACCAGTAGAAGCAAGCAGGGGTATTGCCAGCTTTTGCACTCCGAGGCAATTTGAACAGCTTGAGAGCATCATGATTTCCCTTCGCGTCCCATCAGGCGGCTTCCTATTCTGGGAAGGCGATGAAACGGAATACCTGTACTATATTCGTAGCGGTAAAGTAAAGCTTAGAAAAGCAACTGCAGACGGTAAAGAGCTTATACTTACTCTGCTTCAAGCAGGAGATTTTATATGTGAAACCATTAGTGGACAGGAAGCATCACCCTACGGCTTTACCGCAGAGGTAACCGAAAACACCGAAATCGGCCTAATTACACGGAATTCACTAAACACACTAATACAGCACAACGGGGACCTTGCTATAAGCCTCATGAATTGGATGGCTGTGTCTCAACGCGTCACCCAATCTAAGCTGCGGGATTTGCTGCTCTTCGGTAAACCAGGTGCATTGGCTTCTACCTTAATCCGTTTAAGCAACTCTTATGGCGTTATAGAGTCTTACGGAATACGCATTGATACGAAGCTTACTCATTCCGAGCTTGCTGATTTCATTGGAGCTACCCGCGAGAGTGTTAATCGAATGCTGAATGAGTTTAAGGATCAAGGAATCGTCGATTTCCGGTACGGTAAAATCATTATTCGCAAGCTCAAAGCGCTACAAGAAATTTGCCAATGCCCTGCCTGCCCAGCTTGCTCGAAGGATGTTTGCCGAATTTAA
- a CDS encoding GAF domain-containing protein has protein sequence METIEGRMNEMLFRLKQEVSSDFSSLAVIDRRERIARWTWASGNINERYLSIYPRRGQGLEGEIIKVGRGIAWNKADSMNRGLNPGYSIMLAEQLLSAFAAPVIGSQDILGVLMVGDRRERIYGAIDREIVERAAQAIAGSILDLI, from the coding sequence TTGGAAACGATTGAGGGACGTATGAATGAGATGCTCTTCCGGCTAAAGCAGGAGGTTTCCAGTGACTTCTCCTCTCTTGCAGTTATAGATCGAAGAGAACGGATAGCTCGGTGGACGTGGGCTTCCGGTAATATAAATGAACGTTATCTCAGCATTTATCCGAGACGCGGACAAGGGCTCGAGGGGGAAATTATTAAGGTTGGTCGTGGTATAGCTTGGAATAAAGCAGATTCAATGAACAGAGGGCTGAATCCCGGTTATTCCATTATGCTAGCTGAGCAATTGCTCTCGGCATTCGCGGCTCCTGTCATTGGAAGCCAGGATATACTTGGCGTATTAATGGTAGGTGACAGACGGGAACGTATTTATGGTGCGATTGACCGCGAGATCGTGGAGCGGGCGGCACAGGCTATAGCGGGTTCTATCTTGGATTTGATATGA
- a CDS encoding response regulator: MIRILLVDDHAVVRSGLAMLLGAKADMEVVGEAADGEEAIKKAELLVPDVVLMDLSMPHGKDGLSTTAELKKRLPDIAVLILTMHDDEEYLFRAIHLGASGYLLKSSPHEEMISAIRHVAAGDAYLHPTATKRLMGEYLDKLKHGSDHGTYESLSEREKEILAKVAQGYTNKDIAEQLVISVKTVESHKSNLMDKLNLKTRPDLVKFAMKKGLLNFEA, from the coding sequence ATGATCCGAATATTGCTTGTCGATGATCATGCCGTCGTTCGCTCGGGGCTAGCTATGCTGCTGGGTGCCAAGGCAGATATGGAAGTGGTAGGGGAAGCTGCTGATGGAGAAGAGGCCATTAAGAAAGCTGAGCTGCTTGTTCCCGATGTCGTACTGATGGATTTAAGCATGCCCCACGGCAAAGATGGACTGAGCACAACGGCAGAATTAAAGAAGCGGCTGCCCGATATCGCGGTGCTTATTCTAACGATGCACGATGATGAAGAATACTTGTTTAGAGCCATTCATTTGGGCGCCTCTGGTTACTTGCTTAAGAGCTCACCGCATGAAGAGATGATTAGTGCAATTCGTCACGTTGCGGCAGGTGATGCATACTTGCATCCAACGGCAACGAAAAGATTAATGGGCGAGTACTTAGATAAGCTGAAGCATGGAAGCGATCATGGTACGTATGAATCATTATCGGAAAGAGAAAAGGAAATATTGGCGAAGGTGGCCCAGGGCTATACGAACAAGGATATCGCCGAGCAGCTAGTCATAAGCGTCAAGACTGTTGAATCTCACAAAAGCAACCTGATGGATAAGCTAAATCTCAAAACGAGGCCGGATCTCGTTAAATTTGCGATGAAGAAGGGACTGCTGAATTTTGAAGCCTAA
- a CDS encoding sensor histidine kinase: MKPNDSGNYSEFGGSLEETVKQLSGLKYALDEASIVAVTDPKGKIQYVNDRFCDISRYSREELLGQDHRIINSGFHGKAFMEELWHTISSGNVWRGEIKNRTKEGSYYWVDTTIVPFLNEEGKPYQYLAIRHEVTARKKAEEELQLLLSQMMQIQEEERRRFSRDLHDGIGQSLFSLLISMDTIISGGDYDKLGALRDEVAHLMADVRGLAWELRPSVLDDLGVIPALRTYLDTYSKHYGIKVHFTSDLRKRLSIQEETTIYRIIQEALMNVGKYADVSEATVSVQDCGTTIEVSIQDQGKGFSRTGGTNGVGLFSMEERARVIGGELHIRSTPGSGTVVSLSIPQPVAESE, encoded by the coding sequence TTGAAGCCTAATGACAGCGGTAACTATTCGGAGTTCGGTGGTTCTTTAGAGGAAACGGTCAAGCAGCTATCGGGTCTTAAATATGCACTCGACGAGGCGTCTATTGTGGCTGTAACCGATCCGAAGGGGAAAATCCAATATGTAAACGATAGATTCTGTGATATTTCGCGGTATTCGCGGGAGGAATTACTTGGGCAGGATCATCGGATTATTAATTCAGGATTTCATGGTAAAGCCTTCATGGAGGAGCTATGGCACACAATCTCGTCAGGGAATGTGTGGCGGGGAGAAATTAAGAACCGGACTAAGGAAGGCAGCTACTATTGGGTAGATACGACGATTGTTCCTTTCTTGAACGAGGAAGGTAAGCCTTATCAGTATTTGGCCATTCGCCACGAGGTTACGGCTAGGAAGAAGGCGGAAGAGGAGCTGCAGCTGCTGCTTTCGCAAATGATGCAAATCCAAGAGGAGGAGCGCAGGCGATTCTCCCGGGATCTTCACGACGGAATTGGACAGAGCCTGTTTTCTTTGTTGATTTCTATGGATACGATTATTTCCGGTGGGGATTACGATAAGCTGGGGGCTCTAAGGGATGAGGTTGCCCACCTGATGGCAGACGTTCGGGGACTGGCTTGGGAGCTAAGACCGTCTGTTCTGGATGATCTCGGCGTTATTCCCGCTTTGCGTACTTATTTGGATACCTATTCGAAGCATTATGGAATTAAAGTCCACTTTACATCTGATTTACGTAAAAGATTGAGTATTCAAGAGGAAACCACAATATACCGCATCATTCAGGAGGCGTTAATGAATGTCGGTAAATACGCGGATGTATCCGAGGCAACAGTCTCGGTTCAGGATTGTGGTACCACTATAGAGGTATCCATACAGGACCAAGGCAAAGGCTTCTCAAGGACTGGGGGAACGAATGGAGTAGGTCTGTTCAGCATGGAAGAACGAGCAAGGGTAATTGGTGGCGAGCTGCATATCCGATCTACCCCGGGAAGTGGGACGGTCGTTTCACTGAGTATCCCTCAACCCGTAGCAGAAAGCGAA